A window of the Bdellovibrionales bacterium genome harbors these coding sequences:
- the prmC gene encoding peptide chain release factor N(5)-glutamine methyltransferase has protein sequence MRLEALRRQIYEQLKDKLDGDAFQESFFILEYVLGKTKSQMITDSEETVTPESQVKAQEIVALRQAGNPMAYIVGYKDFYKSRFLVNPNVLIPRPETELVVEKALEISSLSTIADLGCGSGCIGISILRDRPRTRLWTCDVSPRAVEVAKQNATQLGVSDRIIYETGDVLAFKKWGEFDLIVSNPPYIDKTDERVEKNVRAFEPELALFAEENGLLCYKQWIPWSVQALRPGGKIIFEFGEGQHEALRKICSDAGLMNIKTYKDFADIERVIVAEKAAQ, from the coding sequence ATGAGACTCGAAGCGCTTCGAAGACAGATCTACGAACAACTTAAAGACAAACTCGATGGCGATGCTTTCCAAGAATCCTTTTTTATCTTGGAGTATGTCTTAGGGAAAACGAAATCCCAAATGATCACCGACTCCGAAGAGACGGTAACTCCCGAGAGCCAGGTGAAGGCCCAGGAAATTGTGGCCCTTCGCCAAGCCGGAAATCCCATGGCTTACATTGTGGGCTATAAAGATTTTTATAAGAGTCGCTTTTTGGTCAATCCGAACGTACTCATTCCTCGACCAGAAACCGAGTTGGTCGTGGAAAAGGCATTGGAGATCTCCTCTTTATCGACGATCGCTGATCTCGGCTGCGGCTCGGGTTGTATCGGCATTAGTATATTGCGCGATCGACCCCGCACACGACTTTGGACTTGCGACGTATCGCCGAGAGCGGTGGAGGTCGCAAAACAAAACGCGACACAACTCGGTGTAAGTGATAGAATTATCTACGAAACTGGTGATGTGCTGGCGTTTAAAAAGTGGGGGGAATTTGACCTTATCGTCTCGAATCCTCCATACATAGATAAGACCGATGAGCGCGTAGAAAAAAATGTACGCGCCTTCGAACCGGAGCTAGCGCTGTTTGCGGAAGAGAACGGATTACTTTGTTATAAGCAGTGGATTCCGTGGAGCGTTCAAGCACTGAGACCTGGTGGGAAAATTATTTTTGAATTTGGTGAGGGTCAGCACGAAGCTCTTCGAAAGATTTGTAGCGATGCGGGCCTGATGAACATAAAAACATATAAAGACTTTGCAGATATTGAGCGAGTCATCGTCGCGGAAAAAGCGGCGCAGTGA
- the prfA gene encoding peptide chain release factor 1, with translation MFDKLDEVVQKHESITHQLQNPAVVGNQDKFRSLMKEHAELGKVVSVYQSYKRLKTDFENNRQMLDTESDPELRAMAKDEMAAIEKQIPALEQELKLLLLPKDKNDDKNVILEVRAGAGGDEASLFCEELYRAYSHYGSQRGWTSEILSISPGNAGGYKEVIASVTGEKVFSTLKYESGVHRVQRVPKTEAQGRVHTSTITVAVIPEAEEVDVKVNPADVRIDTMRASGAGGQHVNKTDSAVRLTHNPTGIVVYCQDGRSQHANRDKAFKILYAKLKDIEEQKAVKDASDARLSQIGTGDRSERIRTYNFPQSRITDHRIGLTLHSINEVMKGDLDPIIEPLITHYQAEALKANETQR, from the coding sequence ATGTTTGATAAACTAGATGAAGTCGTGCAAAAGCACGAGTCGATCACGCACCAACTGCAGAATCCTGCAGTTGTGGGCAATCAAGACAAATTCAGATCTCTAATGAAAGAGCACGCAGAGCTCGGCAAAGTTGTTTCTGTTTACCAAAGCTATAAAAGACTCAAGACCGATTTCGAGAACAATCGACAGATGCTCGATACGGAGTCTGATCCCGAACTTCGCGCCATGGCCAAAGACGAAATGGCCGCCATCGAAAAGCAAATCCCGGCCCTTGAGCAAGAGCTTAAACTCCTCCTTCTCCCTAAAGATAAAAACGACGATAAAAACGTGATCCTCGAAGTGCGCGCCGGTGCCGGAGGCGACGAAGCGAGTCTATTTTGCGAAGAGCTTTACCGCGCCTATTCTCATTACGGATCCCAGCGAGGTTGGACCTCCGAAATCCTTTCGATCTCTCCCGGAAATGCCGGTGGCTATAAAGAAGTCATCGCTAGTGTGACGGGAGAAAAAGTTTTCTCAACCCTGAAGTACGAGAGCGGCGTCCATCGGGTTCAACGAGTTCCTAAGACCGAGGCTCAGGGCCGCGTTCACACTTCGACGATCACCGTAGCGGTGATTCCCGAAGCCGAAGAGGTGGATGTAAAGGTGAATCCTGCGGATGTGCGTATTGATACTATGCGCGCCAGCGGGGCGGGTGGTCAGCACGTCAATAAAACGGACTCTGCGGTCCGACTGACCCACAATCCAACAGGCATTGTTGTGTATTGCCAGGATGGTCGCTCTCAACACGCCAACCGAGACAAAGCCTTTAAAATTCTCTATGCGAAATTGAAAGATATCGAAGAACAAAAAGCGGTGAAGGATGCTTCCGACGCGCGCTTGAGTCAAATTGGAACCGGGGATCGATCCGAGCGCATTCGCACCTATAACTTCCCGCAATCGCGCATCACCGATCATCGCATCGGTCTCACTCTCCATAGCATCAACGAAGTCATGAAGGGTGATCTCGATCCTATTATCGAACCTTTGATCACTCACTATCAGGCAGAAGCACTTAAGGCGAACGAAACTCAGCGATGA